In Nocardia terpenica, the genomic window TGGTCGCCGAGGATCAGGCGGAGGCGGCCGTTGAGGACGTACAGCCACTCGTAGCCCTCGTGGGTGCGGGGGTCGGGGTCGCCGCGGCGGCCGTCGGCGGGGATGACGATCTTGAATGCCTGGACGCCGCCCGCGCGGCGGGTCAGGGGCAGCATCGTCATGCCGTGCGCGGCGAGCGGGCGCAGGTGCACGCGCGGGTCGCCGGTGAAGGGGGCGTCGACGAGCTCGTCGAGGGTGACGCCGTGCGCCCGGGCCAGGGGGAGCAGCTGCTCCAGCGTCGGCCGCCGCCCGCCCGACTCCAGCCGGGACAGGGTGCTGACCGAGATGCCGGTCGCCGCCGACAGCTCGGCGAGCGTGGTCTCGCGCTGTCGGCGCAGCTCCCGGAGGCGGGGGCCGACGGCGTCCAATGCCGTACCGATCTCGTCGTCCATGCATCTACTTTGCCAGAGTGGCAAGTAGGTTTGCCACCGTAGCGGATGGGCGGCATGGTCGTCGGCAGGAGGTGGTCGTGACCCTGGCCGACGGCCGCGCCACCCGTGCGCGCCGCCTGCTGGTCGCCACCGGGCTGGTGGACGCGCTGCCGGAAATCCCTGGCCTGCACGCACGTTGGGGCCGCGACGTGCTGCACTGCCCCTACTGCCACGGCTGGGAGGCGCGCGATCGGCCCATCGGCATCATCGGCGCGTCCCCGATGGCGGTGCACGGGGCCCTGCTGTGGCGGCAGTGGAG contains:
- a CDS encoding helix-turn-helix domain-containing protein is translated as MDDEIGTALDAVGPRLRELRRQRETTLAELSAATGISVSTLSRLESGGRRPTLEQLLPLARAHGVTLDELVDAPFTGDPRVHLRPLAAHGMTMLPLTRRAGGVQAFKIVIPADGRRGDPDPRTHEGYEWLYVLNGRLRLILGDHDLILKPGEAAEFDTRLPHWFGPADARPVEFLSLFGKQGERAHLRARSIPAKSTPK